A window of the Bombus huntii isolate Logan2020A chromosome 8, iyBomHunt1.1, whole genome shotgun sequence genome harbors these coding sequences:
- the LOC126868850 gene encoding putative tRNA (cytidine(32)/guanosine(34)-2'-O)-methyltransferase, translated as MGKTSKDKRDIYYRRAKEEGWRARSAFKLLQIDNECHILDGVNKAVDLCAAPGSWSQVLSRRLNENYKKALETGNATPPKIVAVDLQAMAPIEGVIQIQGDITNINTAKQIISHFDNEQADLVVCDGAPDVTGLHDMDIYIQSQLLLAALNITTHILRKGGTFVAKIFRAKDVTLLYAQLKIFFPYVYCTKPSSSRNSSIEAFVVCKDYSPPEGYEPHMLNPLLTHEPCDFNELTGVNRVIVPFVVCGDLSQPDSDTCYPLDFEGKEYTYHEPVQTPIAPPYEEALSLLEDRDTDFRRFDVNVVVDNLNSMTIADFKKQAKQKNKETNENKVTKLQDSKNDDNSEDILGLDQLMSAQLSNESDNKDNTT; from the exons ATGGGAAAAACGTCGAAAGATAAACGAGATATTTATTATCGACGAGCGAAAGAAGAAGGATGGAGAGCAAGGAGCGCTTTCAAATTGCTTCAAATAGATAACGAGTGTCATATTTTAGATG GGGTTAACAAAGCTGTGGATCTGTGTGCTGCACCTGGTAGCTGGAGTCAGGTTTTATCACGAAGATTAAA CGAGAATTACAAAAAAGCTTTGGAAACAGGAAATGCAACGCCTCCAAAAATAGTTGCGGTTGATTTACAAGCGATGGCACCAATAGAAGGGGTGATTCAAATTCAAGGAGACATTACCAACATTAACACTGCGAAGCAAATTATTTCTCATTTTGACAATGAACAGGCTGATTTGGTAGTCTGCGATGGAGCACCAGatg TTACAGGTTTACACGATATGGACATTTATATCCAATCTCAATTATTACTAGCAGCTCTAAACATTACTACTCATATACTAAGGAAAGGAGGCACGTTTGtagcaaaaatatttagaGCTAAGGATGTGACGTTACTATATGCTCAGTTAAAGATATTTTTCCCCTATGTTTATTGTACAAAGCCTAGCAGTTCTCGCAATTCTAGCATTGAAGCATTTGTAGTCTGTAAAGATTATTCACCACCTGAAGGTTACGAACCTCATATGCTGAATCCTCTCTTGACTCATGAGCCGTGTGATTTTAATGAGCTTACAGGAGTTAACAGAGTTATTGTTCCATTCGTTGTATGTGGTGATCTTAGTCAACCCGATTCTGATACGTGTTATCCACTGGAT TTTGAAGGGAAGGAATACACATATCATGAGCCAGTACAAACACCGATTGCACCACCATACGAAGAAGCATTGTCTCTATTGGAGGACAGAGATACCGATTTTAGAAGATTCGATGTTAATGTAGTAGTAGATAATCTAAATTCCATGACCATTGCAGACTTTAAAAAGCAAGCGAAGCAGAAAAATAAGGAGACAAATGAAAATAAGGTGACCAAGCTACAAGACAGCAAAAACGATGATAACAGCGAAGATATATTGGGTCTTGACCAATTAATGTCTGCCCAATTATCTAATGAATCTGATAATAAAGATAATACGACGTAA